One genomic region from Jiangella sp. DSM 45060 encodes:
- a CDS encoding DedA family protein has translation MNDAIIEAARDVMGSPWVYVVLFAISAIDGFFPAVPSETLVITAGVFAAADGVPNLLFVILAAAAGAFVGDHISYFIGRTAGTRVRHRIEGGKKSGAMFAWAGRQLEERGGVILIVARYIPGGRTAVTLTCGTVEYPLRKFSFFDAIAALSWGVYSGMIGYVGGHAFEDNPLLGLGVGLGIALTITGLVELIRHRIGVRNRRRAEQAGAAESAPGAEGSPESPGEKPQELV, from the coding sequence ATGAACGACGCGATCATCGAGGCCGCCCGCGACGTCATGGGGTCGCCCTGGGTCTACGTGGTGCTGTTCGCCATCTCCGCCATCGACGGCTTCTTCCCGGCCGTGCCCAGCGAGACGCTGGTCATCACGGCCGGCGTGTTCGCCGCGGCCGACGGCGTGCCGAACCTGCTGTTCGTCATCCTGGCGGCCGCGGCCGGCGCGTTCGTCGGCGACCACATCTCGTACTTCATCGGCCGCACCGCGGGCACCAGGGTCAGACACCGCATCGAGGGCGGCAAGAAGTCGGGCGCGATGTTCGCCTGGGCCGGTCGCCAGCTCGAGGAACGCGGCGGCGTCATCCTCATCGTGGCGCGCTACATCCCGGGCGGCCGCACGGCGGTCACGCTCACCTGCGGCACGGTCGAGTACCCGCTGCGCAAGTTCTCCTTCTTCGACGCCATCGCGGCGCTGTCGTGGGGTGTCTACTCCGGCATGATCGGTTACGTCGGCGGGCACGCGTTCGAGGACAACCCGCTGCTCGGGCTGGGCGTCGGGCTCGGCATCGCGCTGACCATCACCGGCCTGGTCGAGCTGATCCGGCATCGCATCGGCGTGCGCAACCGCCGGCGCGCCGAACAGGCCGGGGCGGCCGAGTCCGCGCCCGGCGCGGAGGGGTCACCGGAGTCGCCGGGGGAGAAGCCGCAGGAGCTGGTCTGA
- the gcvP gene encoding aminomethyl-transferring glycine dehydrogenase, with translation MSLSQIASEAPFVARHVGPRDEEIAKMLDAVGYESLDALVEAAVPDAIRNLGALDLPPAATETETLDELRALSRRNRPHTQMIGLGYYDTVTPPVVVRRVLESPAWYTAYTPYQPEISQGRLEALLNFQTMVSDLAGLPTANASLLDEATAAAEAMTLMRRSIRGTTSNTVVVDADCLPQTIAVIQTRAEPLGIDVVVADLDQGLPDGELFGVVVQYPGASGRVRDLTPVVEAAHERGALVTVAADLLALTLLTPPGELGADVVVGSSQRFGVPLGYGGPHAGYMAVRTGLERGLPGRLVGVSKDAFGAQAYRLALQTREQHIRREKATSNICTAQVLLAVVASMYAVYHGPEGLREIASRVHGHATSLAAALRAGGVEVVHDAFFDTVLARVPGRADAVVADAAELGVNLGAAGVDDVRIACDEVTTEADLGKVLRAFGLPTATTAAATVAIPEGLRRHSAYLTHPVFNTHRSETSMLRYLRKLADKDYALDRGMIPLGSCTMKLNAATEMEPITWPGFAGIHPFVPVEQADGYLALIRQLEGWLATVTGYDAVSIQPNAGSQGELAGLLAIRAFHRSNGDEQREVCLIPSSAHGTNAASAVMAGMRVVVVAAAGDGTVDLADLRAKIDEHADRLAAIMVTYPSTHGVYEEGITEIAALVHAAGGQVYVDGANLNALVGLAKPGEFGADVSHLNLHKTFCIPHGGGGPGVGPIGVRAHLTPFLPNHPLLPEAGPATGVGPIAAAPFGSASILPIPWAYIRMMGPAGLKLATQTAVLNANYVAVRLRDHFPVLYTGRGGLVAHECIVDLRPLTKATGISVDDVAKRLIDYGFHAPTMSFPVAGTLMIEPTESEDKGELDRFCDAMIAIRAEAARVAAGDWPVDDNPLVNAPHTASSLVEEWSHPYDRATAVYPSAASRDDKYWPPVGRIDGAYGDRHLVCSCPSPEAFQD, from the coding sequence ATGTCCCTGTCCCAGATCGCCAGCGAGGCGCCCTTCGTCGCCCGGCACGTCGGGCCGCGCGACGAAGAGATCGCGAAGATGCTCGACGCCGTCGGGTACGAGTCGCTCGACGCGCTGGTCGAGGCGGCCGTGCCGGACGCCATCCGCAACCTCGGCGCACTCGACCTCCCGCCCGCCGCCACCGAGACCGAGACGCTGGACGAGCTGCGGGCGCTGTCGCGGCGCAACCGGCCGCACACCCAGATGATCGGCCTCGGCTACTACGACACCGTGACGCCGCCGGTGGTCGTCCGCCGCGTGCTGGAGAGCCCGGCCTGGTACACCGCCTACACGCCGTACCAGCCGGAGATCTCGCAGGGCCGGCTCGAGGCGCTGCTGAACTTCCAGACCATGGTCTCCGACCTCGCCGGCCTGCCGACGGCCAACGCCAGCCTGCTCGACGAGGCCACAGCGGCGGCCGAGGCGATGACGCTGATGCGCCGCTCGATCCGCGGCACGACCAGCAACACCGTCGTCGTCGACGCCGACTGCCTGCCGCAGACCATCGCCGTCATCCAGACCCGGGCCGAGCCGCTGGGCATCGACGTCGTCGTCGCCGACCTCGACCAGGGGCTGCCCGACGGCGAGCTGTTCGGCGTCGTCGTGCAGTATCCGGGCGCGTCCGGGCGCGTCCGCGACCTCACGCCGGTCGTCGAGGCGGCGCACGAGCGCGGCGCGCTGGTCACCGTCGCCGCCGACCTCCTCGCCCTGACGCTGCTGACGCCGCCCGGCGAGCTGGGCGCCGACGTCGTCGTCGGGTCGTCGCAGCGGTTCGGGGTGCCGCTCGGGTACGGCGGCCCGCACGCCGGGTACATGGCCGTCCGGACGGGGCTCGAGCGCGGGCTGCCGGGCCGGCTGGTCGGCGTCTCGAAGGACGCCTTCGGCGCGCAGGCCTACCGCCTGGCGCTGCAGACCCGCGAGCAGCACATTCGCCGCGAGAAGGCGACGTCGAACATCTGCACCGCGCAGGTGCTGCTGGCCGTGGTCGCCTCGATGTACGCCGTCTACCACGGTCCCGAGGGGCTGCGCGAGATCGCGTCGCGGGTGCACGGACACGCGACGTCGCTGGCGGCAGCGTTGCGGGCCGGCGGGGTCGAGGTCGTCCACGACGCGTTCTTCGACACCGTCCTCGCCCGGGTCCCCGGCCGCGCCGACGCGGTCGTGGCCGACGCCGCCGAGCTGGGCGTCAACCTCGGCGCGGCCGGCGTCGACGACGTCCGCATCGCCTGCGACGAGGTGACCACCGAGGCCGACCTCGGCAAGGTGCTGCGCGCCTTCGGCCTGCCGACGGCGACGACCGCGGCGGCCACCGTCGCGATCCCCGAGGGCCTGCGCCGGCACAGCGCCTACCTCACCCACCCGGTCTTCAACACGCACCGGTCCGAGACGTCGATGCTGCGCTACCTGCGCAAGCTCGCCGACAAGGACTATGCGCTCGACCGCGGCATGATCCCGCTCGGGTCGTGCACCATGAAGCTCAACGCGGCCACCGAGATGGAGCCCATCACCTGGCCCGGGTTCGCCGGCATCCACCCGTTCGTGCCGGTCGAGCAGGCCGACGGCTACCTCGCGCTGATCCGCCAGCTGGAGGGGTGGCTGGCGACGGTGACGGGGTACGACGCGGTCTCCATCCAGCCGAACGCCGGGTCGCAGGGCGAGCTGGCCGGGCTGCTGGCGATCCGCGCGTTCCACCGCTCCAACGGCGACGAGCAGCGCGAGGTCTGCCTCATCCCGTCCAGCGCCCACGGCACCAACGCGGCGTCGGCGGTCATGGCCGGCATGCGGGTCGTGGTGGTCGCGGCGGCCGGCGACGGCACCGTCGACCTCGCCGACCTGCGGGCGAAGATCGACGAGCACGCCGACCGGCTGGCCGCGATCATGGTCACGTACCCGTCGACGCACGGCGTGTACGAAGAGGGCATCACCGAGATCGCGGCGCTGGTGCACGCGGCCGGCGGCCAGGTGTACGTCGACGGCGCCAACCTCAACGCGCTGGTCGGGCTGGCCAAGCCGGGCGAGTTCGGCGCCGACGTCAGCCACCTGAACCTGCACAAGACGTTCTGCATCCCGCACGGCGGCGGCGGTCCCGGCGTCGGCCCGATCGGCGTGCGCGCGCACCTGACGCCGTTCCTGCCGAACCACCCGCTGCTGCCGGAGGCCGGCCCCGCCACCGGCGTCGGGCCCATCGCGGCGGCGCCGTTCGGGTCCGCGTCGATCCTGCCCATCCCGTGGGCCTACATCCGCATGATGGGCCCGGCCGGGCTGAAGCTGGCCACCCAGACCGCGGTGCTGAACGCCAACTACGTCGCCGTGCGGCTGCGCGACCACTTCCCGGTGCTGTACACCGGCCGCGGCGGCCTGGTGGCGCACGAGTGCATCGTCGACCTCCGGCCGCTGACCAAGGCCACCGGCATCTCCGTCGACGACGTCGCCAAGCGGCTGATCGACTACGGGTTCCACGCGCCGACCATGTCGTTCCCCGTCGCCGGGACGCTGATGATCGAGCCGACCGAGTCCGAGGACAAGGGCGAGCTGGACCGCTTCTGCGACGCGATGATCGCCATCCGCGCCGAGGCCGCCCGCGTCGCCGCCGGTGACTGGCCGGTCGACGACAACCCGCTGGTCAACGCGCCGCACACGGCGTCGTCGCTGGTCGAGGAGTGGTCCCACCCGTACGATCGCGCCACCGCCGTGTACCCGTCCGCGGCCAGCCGCGACGACAAGTACTGGCCGCCGGTGGGCCGCATCGACGGCGCGTACGGAGACCGCCACCTCGTCTGCTCGTGCCCGTCGCCCGAGGCGTTCCAGGACTGA
- a CDS encoding carbohydrate ABC transporter permease has protein sequence MSAPVTTAPAAAGAPPPVRRRGPFARSLHRRYVVTAYLFLLPAFAFFGLMFYLPIGNILANSFRTGPQADVYAGLDNYTRAFEDAAVRNSFTVTLVFGAATTVGAIVIGLALALLLNQKLRGRVVFRAALLVPYLTSVAIIGLLWRNILDPQLGILNRVLADLGLPTQTWLNTHPLATIVGVTLWMTVGYTMVLFLAGLQSIPEEYHEAALVDGAGAWQRFWRITLPLLAPTTLFVSVMAVISGLQAFGQAYIITGGGPAGRTDLYIFHVFNVAFTSRDFGYASALSFLLFLVIVVATVVQLRAGRKGEVQY, from the coding sequence ATGAGTGCCCCCGTCACGACGGCGCCCGCGGCGGCCGGCGCCCCGCCGCCGGTGCGCCGTCGCGGGCCGTTCGCGCGCTCGCTGCACCGCCGCTACGTCGTCACCGCGTACCTGTTCCTGCTGCCGGCGTTCGCGTTCTTCGGGCTGATGTTCTACCTGCCCATCGGGAACATCCTGGCCAACTCGTTCCGCACCGGCCCGCAGGCCGACGTCTACGCCGGGCTGGACAACTACACGCGGGCGTTCGAGGACGCGGCGGTGCGCAACTCGTTCACCGTCACGCTGGTCTTCGGGGCGGCGACGACCGTCGGCGCCATCGTCATCGGGCTGGCGCTGGCGCTGCTGCTCAACCAGAAGCTGCGCGGACGGGTGGTGTTCCGGGCCGCACTGCTGGTGCCGTACCTGACGTCGGTGGCGATCATCGGCCTGCTGTGGCGCAACATCCTGGACCCGCAACTGGGCATCCTCAACCGGGTGCTCGCCGACCTCGGGCTGCCCACCCAGACCTGGCTGAACACGCACCCGCTGGCCACCATCGTCGGCGTCACGCTGTGGATGACGGTCGGCTACACGATGGTGCTGTTCCTGGCCGGCCTGCAGAGCATCCCGGAGGAGTACCACGAGGCCGCGCTGGTCGACGGCGCCGGGGCGTGGCAGCGGTTCTGGCGCATCACGCTGCCGCTGCTGGCGCCGACGACGTTGTTCGTGTCGGTGATGGCGGTGATCAGCGGGCTGCAGGCGTTCGGGCAGGCGTACATCATCACCGGCGGCGGGCCGGCCGGCCGCACCGACCTCTACATCTTCCACGTCTTCAACGTCGCGTTCACCTCGCGCGACTTCGGCTACGCGTCGGCGCTGTCGTTCCTGCTGTTCCTCGTCATCGTCGTCGCGACGGTGGTGCAGCTGCGGGCCGGGCGCAAGGGTGAGGTGCAGTACTGA
- a CDS encoding polysaccharide deacetylase family protein: MSRELRAALILCLIVGVIVGAARSEPPGSTSAAAETTQQAAPKTPVRLLSLVPAAEGGKPPVAEVDDAGTRRLTGRDGATVALTFDDGPHPEQTPQVLRILRQYEIKATFCLVGEMARLYPKLVQEIADGGHRLCDHTVSHDTSLPDRDPDVIDDEIAGTLAAIDDAVPGVAVPFFRAPGGNFAANVNEVAAGHDQVPLGWSVDPGDWRKPGARAIHDYVAEHIHPGAIVLLHDGGGDRAGTVAALPAIIETLRAAGYEFVLPRG; this comes from the coding sequence GTGTCCCGAGAGCTCCGTGCTGCCCTGATTCTCTGCCTCATCGTCGGGGTCATCGTCGGCGCCGCCCGCAGCGAGCCGCCCGGCAGCACGTCCGCCGCCGCCGAGACCACCCAGCAGGCCGCGCCGAAGACGCCGGTCCGGCTGTTGTCGCTGGTCCCGGCCGCCGAGGGCGGCAAGCCTCCCGTCGCCGAGGTCGACGACGCCGGCACCCGCCGCCTCACCGGCCGCGACGGCGCCACCGTCGCCCTCACCTTCGACGACGGCCCGCACCCCGAGCAGACCCCGCAGGTGCTGCGCATCCTGCGCCAGTACGAGATCAAGGCGACGTTCTGCCTGGTCGGCGAGATGGCGCGGCTGTACCCGAAGCTCGTCCAGGAGATCGCCGACGGGGGCCACCGGCTCTGCGACCACACCGTCAGCCACGACACCTCGCTGCCTGACCGCGACCCCGATGTCATCGACGACGAGATCGCCGGCACCCTCGCCGCCATCGACGACGCCGTCCCGGGCGTCGCGGTCCCGTTCTTCCGCGCGCCGGGCGGCAACTTCGCCGCCAACGTCAACGAGGTCGCCGCCGGGCACGACCAGGTACCCCTCGGCTGGAGCGTCGACCCTGGCGACTGGCGCAAACCCGGCGCCCGCGCCATCCACGACTACGTGGCCGAGCACATCCACCCCGGCGCCATCGTCCTCCTGCACGACGGCGGCGGCGACCGCGCGGGCACGGTGGCGGCCCTGCCGGCGATCATCGAGACCCTGCGCGCCGCCGGCTACGAGTTCGTCCTTCCCCGCGGCTGA
- a CDS encoding response regulator transcription factor, whose product MRVMLAEDSVLLRVGLAKLLRDEGHEVVASVGDADALLAAVAADRPDVVVADVRMPPSHTDEGLRAALRIKAEWPGVAILVLSQYVERRYATELFETHTEGVGYLLKDRVAHVGDFLDALERVGAGGAAYDAEVVRRLIARTSHGDPLRRLTPRERDVLELMAQGHTNAAIAGRLHVSQSAVEKHANAIFDKLELTSAGGYSRRVLAVLRYIGS is encoded by the coding sequence GTGCGAGTGATGCTGGCCGAGGACTCCGTGCTGCTGCGCGTGGGGTTGGCGAAGCTGCTGCGCGACGAGGGCCACGAGGTGGTCGCGTCGGTGGGCGACGCGGACGCGCTGCTGGCCGCTGTCGCCGCCGACCGGCCCGACGTCGTGGTCGCGGACGTCCGGATGCCGCCGTCGCACACCGACGAAGGGCTGCGGGCGGCGCTGCGGATCAAGGCCGAGTGGCCGGGGGTCGCGATCCTGGTGCTGTCGCAGTACGTCGAGCGGCGCTACGCCACGGAGCTGTTCGAGACGCACACCGAGGGCGTCGGCTACCTGCTCAAGGACCGTGTCGCCCACGTCGGCGACTTCCTCGACGCGCTGGAGCGGGTGGGCGCCGGGGGAGCGGCCTACGACGCCGAGGTGGTGCGCCGGCTGATCGCCCGCACCTCCCACGGCGACCCGCTGCGCCGGCTCACCCCGCGCGAGCGCGACGTACTGGAGCTGATGGCGCAGGGCCACACCAACGCGGCGATCGCCGGCCGGCTGCACGTGTCGCAGAGCGCCGTCGAGAAGCACGCCAACGCGATCTTCGACAAGCTGGAGCTGACCTCCGCCGGCGGCTACAGCCGCCGGGTGCTGGCGGTGCTGCGCTACATCGGGTCCTGA
- a CDS encoding sensor histidine kinase yields the protein MSAFASLGLLLVTGVALLPVAAARGARGRVLTAAARPAHRLVGWERRRLRLWFGTPTPDHTGRPLAYLAARTVVGLLGAAILLLVVWGVVTVAVTVRMWLVGSPFDGEGEPVTGLTILSLILPGAVLLYIAVQGLAGVVGLDRRAARRFLGPTESEVLRRRIDELAESRAGVVAVVDAERRRIERDLHDGVQQRLVALGLLLGRARRAADRERGDELLRAAHEESQRVLADLRAVAWRVYPAALDSLGLEEALAAVADGAGAKLSYAAGSPPEPVATAVYFVVAEAATNAVKHAGASSLHLDVWRSGAAVRVRVTDDGAGGADPDGGGLAGLRRRVAALDGRFAVESPPGRGTVVEAELPCE from the coding sequence GTGTCGGCGTTCGCGTCGCTCGGGCTGCTGCTGGTCACCGGCGTGGCGCTGCTGCCGGTCGCGGCCGCGCGGGGCGCCCGCGGCCGGGTGCTGACGGCGGCCGCGCGGCCGGCGCACCGGCTGGTCGGCTGGGAACGGCGGCGGCTGCGGCTCTGGTTCGGCACCCCGACGCCGGACCACACCGGCCGGCCACTGGCCTACCTCGCCGCGCGCACCGTCGTCGGGCTGCTGGGCGCGGCGATCCTGCTGCTCGTCGTCTGGGGCGTGGTGACGGTCGCGGTGACGGTGCGGATGTGGCTGGTCGGCAGCCCGTTCGACGGCGAGGGCGAGCCGGTCACCGGGCTGACCATCCTGTCGCTGATCCTGCCCGGCGCCGTGCTGCTCTACATCGCCGTGCAGGGACTGGCCGGCGTCGTCGGGCTGGATCGGCGGGCGGCGCGACGGTTCCTCGGGCCGACGGAGTCCGAGGTGCTGCGGCGGCGCATCGACGAACTGGCCGAGTCGCGGGCCGGCGTCGTCGCGGTGGTCGACGCGGAACGCCGGCGCATCGAGCGTGACCTGCACGACGGTGTCCAGCAGCGGCTGGTCGCGCTCGGCCTGCTGCTGGGGCGGGCGCGGCGGGCGGCGGACCGGGAGCGTGGCGACGAGCTGCTGCGGGCGGCGCATGAGGAGTCGCAGCGGGTGCTGGCCGACCTCCGCGCCGTCGCCTGGCGGGTGTATCCGGCGGCGCTGGACAGCCTCGGGCTGGAGGAGGCGCTGGCGGCGGTCGCCGACGGCGCCGGGGCGAAGCTGTCGTACGCGGCCGGCTCCCCGCCCGAGCCGGTCGCGACCGCCGTCTACTTCGTCGTCGCCGAGGCCGCCACCAACGCCGTCAAGCACGCCGGGGCGTCGTCGCTGCACCTCGACGTGTGGCGCTCGGGCGCCGCGGTGCGGGTGCGGGTGACCGACGACGGCGCGGGTGGCGCCGATCCGGACGGCGGCGGGCTGGCCGGGCTGCGCCGCCGGGTCGCCGCGCTGGACGGCCGGTTCGCCGTCGAGTCGCCGCCCGGGCGCGGCACGGTCGTGGAGGCGGAGCTGCCGTGCGAGTGA
- a CDS encoding sugar ABC transporter substrate-binding protein, producing the protein MATPRPTRRQLLHWTGAGAVAGLTAPWLSGCSGAPSSDASAGGDGGGGDFTVYWNAGHAYAAYDEVIAAFEEEHGVTVNFQKYQWDDLRTRLLSDLASGNAPDVVEEPGGWVQEFAISGDALSLQSYVDADGADMGYPDDWQPRTISRNSYEGEVYGVQLHLTCTMLLYNRALLDAAGVEVPTTWDDFLTAAQALTGDRVHGVALNQDSTYAWPWLLQSGVKYYDVSSGGVLVPNEKAIEALQFQADLVHVHGVAPVPTPGTDYSGPQKLLSAGRAAMILTGPWDLGPIAEASPDLDLGIAPALTNDVQATVQAGTSVFVPAKAKNPDLSWDFVKRITALDVERAATEEVGMLMPRLSWAADPVVQDDERLAAFAQGFEYAVDTSEELRLTGKSGEVIELFTVLYQDVVMNNTPAAQALETFTAAAEKAIAG; encoded by the coding sequence ATGGCGACACCCCGACCCACTCGACGTCAACTGCTGCACTGGACCGGTGCCGGCGCGGTCGCCGGGCTGACCGCGCCCTGGCTGAGCGGCTGCTCCGGCGCGCCGTCGTCCGACGCGTCCGCGGGCGGCGACGGGGGCGGCGGCGACTTCACCGTCTACTGGAACGCCGGCCACGCCTACGCCGCGTACGACGAGGTCATCGCGGCGTTCGAGGAGGAGCACGGCGTCACCGTCAACTTCCAGAAGTACCAGTGGGACGACCTGCGCACCCGGTTGCTGTCCGACCTCGCCTCCGGCAACGCGCCGGACGTCGTCGAGGAGCCGGGCGGCTGGGTCCAGGAGTTCGCGATCAGCGGCGACGCACTGTCGCTGCAGTCCTACGTCGACGCCGACGGCGCGGACATGGGCTACCCGGACGACTGGCAGCCGCGGACCATCTCGCGCAACTCCTACGAGGGCGAGGTGTACGGCGTCCAGCTGCACCTCACCTGCACCATGCTGCTGTACAACCGCGCGCTGCTGGACGCCGCCGGCGTCGAGGTCCCGACGACGTGGGACGACTTCCTCACCGCGGCTCAGGCCCTGACCGGCGACCGCGTGCACGGCGTCGCGCTCAACCAGGACTCGACGTACGCCTGGCCGTGGCTGCTGCAGAGCGGCGTGAAGTACTACGACGTGAGCAGCGGCGGGGTGCTGGTGCCGAACGAGAAGGCGATCGAGGCGCTGCAGTTCCAGGCCGATCTCGTGCACGTGCACGGCGTCGCGCCGGTGCCGACGCCGGGCACCGACTACTCCGGGCCGCAGAAGCTGCTGTCGGCCGGCCGCGCCGCCATGATCCTCACCGGCCCGTGGGACCTCGGCCCGATCGCGGAGGCCAGCCCCGACCTCGACCTCGGCATCGCGCCCGCCCTGACGAACGACGTCCAGGCGACGGTGCAGGCCGGCACCAGCGTATTCGTGCCGGCGAAGGCGAAGAACCCGGACCTGTCGTGGGACTTCGTCAAGCGCATCACCGCCCTCGACGTCGAACGGGCGGCCACCGAGGAGGTGGGCATGCTGATGCCGCGGCTGTCGTGGGCCGCCGACCCGGTGGTCCAGGACGACGAGCGGCTGGCGGCGTTCGCGCAGGGCTTCGAGTACGCCGTCGACACCAGCGAGGAGCTGCGGCTGACGGGGAAGAGCGGCGAGGTCATCGAGCTGTTCACGGTGCTCTACCAGGACGTCGTCATGAACAACACGCCCGCCGCGCAGGCGCTGGAGACGTTCACCGCCGCGGCGGAGAAGGCCATCGCCGGATGA
- a CDS encoding LacI family DNA-binding transcriptional regulator has product MTRSRQPTSRDVAALAGVSVATVSYVMNGRTDRRIPAETRDRVLEAAGRLAYAPNRSARSLRNRRTEQVCLVVGSIGVPAYDQLAQDIHDRADEAGYGVLTIVVNSPARAAKAVELLQQRIADGAVIAPDIRFLDGAELTGLARGGLPMVVMSNTAPPDGFDVVRAPQTPACDAAFDHLFGAGRRRVAFVGHRYEVDDPSSSERMSAYLAALERHGAEPDPSLVVTGADDRVAAYHAVTALLDRPDPPDAVFAASARAGVSAIWAARDAGAGVPGELAVVGAGNLPESLITRPALSTVGPATEDDFTEVARLLFDRIDAGVPERGRELSDPWAFHPRGSS; this is encoded by the coding sequence ATGACGCGTTCGAGACAACCCACCTCCCGCGACGTGGCCGCGCTGGCCGGCGTTTCGGTCGCGACCGTCTCGTACGTCATGAACGGGCGCACCGACCGCCGCATCCCGGCCGAGACGCGCGACCGCGTGCTCGAGGCGGCCGGGCGCCTCGCGTACGCGCCCAACCGGTCCGCGCGCAGCCTGCGCAACCGGCGCACCGAGCAGGTCTGCCTCGTCGTCGGCTCGATCGGCGTGCCGGCCTACGACCAGCTGGCCCAGGACATCCACGACCGGGCCGACGAGGCCGGCTACGGCGTGCTCACCATCGTCGTGAACTCGCCGGCCCGGGCGGCCAAGGCGGTCGAGCTGCTGCAGCAGCGCATCGCCGACGGCGCCGTCATCGCGCCCGACATCCGGTTCCTGGACGGTGCGGAGTTGACCGGCCTCGCCCGCGGCGGCCTGCCGATGGTCGTCATGAGCAACACCGCGCCACCCGACGGCTTCGACGTCGTCCGGGCGCCGCAGACGCCGGCCTGCGACGCCGCGTTCGACCACCTCTTCGGCGCCGGGCGCCGCCGGGTCGCGTTCGTCGGCCACCGCTACGAGGTCGACGACCCGAGCTCGTCCGAGCGCATGTCCGCCTACCTCGCCGCGCTCGAGCGCCACGGCGCCGAGCCCGACCCGTCGCTCGTCGTGACCGGCGCCGACGACCGCGTCGCCGCCTACCACGCCGTCACCGCCCTGCTCGACCGTCCCGACCCGCCCGACGCCGTGTTCGCGGCGTCGGCCCGGGCCGGCGTCAGCGCCATCTGGGCGGCCCGCGACGCCGGGGCCGGCGTGCCCGGCGAGCTGGCCGTCGTCGGCGCCGGCAACCTGCCGGAGAGCCTCATCACCCGCCCGGCCCTCAGCACCGTCGGGCCGGCCACGGAGGACGACTTCACCGAGGTCGCCCGCCTGCTGTTCGACCGCATCGACGCCGGCGTGCCGGAGCGGGGCCGCGAGCTGAGCGACCCCTGGGCGTTCCACCCCCGCGGCTCCAGCTGA
- a CDS encoding DedA family protein yields MDTMGAVGAGLAIAAENLFPPLPSEVILPLAGFTASRGDMNLAAAIIWTTVGSVVGALIWYAVGAAVGRDRTRSILAALPLVKMSDVDKAEAWFGKHGVKTIFFGRMIPIFRSFISIPAGVERMSLPIFLAFTALGSAIWNSVFILLGYQLGQNWDSVEQYIGILQYAVIAAVVVAVAAFVIFRLRSNRRDRERARYRAGRQDPM; encoded by the coding sequence ATGGACACCATGGGGGCGGTCGGCGCCGGCCTCGCCATCGCCGCCGAGAACCTGTTCCCGCCGCTGCCCAGCGAGGTCATCCTGCCACTGGCGGGCTTCACCGCGAGCCGCGGCGACATGAACCTGGCGGCGGCGATCATCTGGACGACGGTCGGCTCGGTGGTCGGGGCGCTGATCTGGTACGCCGTGGGCGCGGCGGTGGGGCGCGACCGCACCCGCTCCATCCTGGCGGCGCTGCCGCTGGTGAAGATGAGCGACGTCGACAAGGCGGAGGCGTGGTTCGGCAAGCACGGCGTGAAGACCATCTTCTTCGGCCGCATGATCCCGATCTTCCGCAGCTTCATCTCCATCCCGGCCGGCGTCGAACGCATGTCGCTGCCGATCTTCCTGGCGTTCACCGCGCTCGGCAGCGCCATCTGGAACAGCGTGTTCATCCTGCTCGGCTACCAGCTGGGGCAGAACTGGGACTCCGTCGAGCAGTACATCGGCATCCTGCAGTACGCGGTCATCGCGGCGGTGGTCGTCGCGGTGGCGGCGTTCGTGATCTTCCGGCTCCGGTCCAACCGGCGCGACCGCGAGCGGGCCCGGTACCGCGCGGGCCGTCAGGACCCGATGTAG